Within the Oncorhynchus mykiss isolate Arlee chromosome 4, USDA_OmykA_1.1, whole genome shotgun sequence genome, the region ttccgttaggcttccgtgctccagagtactctaacAGGCTGCAGTATGTTCCGTTAAGCAAGCTTCCatgctccagagtactctaacAGGCTGCAGTATGTTCCGTTAAGCAGGCTTCCatgctccagagtactctaacAGGCTGCAGTATGTTCCGTTAAGCAGGCTTCcgtgctccagagtactctaacaggctgcagtatgttccgttaagtaggcttccgtgctccagagtactctaacaggctgcagtatgttccgttaggcttccgtgctccagagtactctaacAGGCTGCAGTATGTTCCGTTAGGCTTCCatgctccagagtactctaacAGGCTGCAGTATGTTCCGTTAAGCTTCcgtgctccagagtactctaacAGGCTGCAGTATGTTCCGTTAAGCAGGCTTCCatgctccagagtactctaacAGGCTGCAGTATGTTCCGTTAGGCAGGCTTCcgtgctccagagtactctaacAGGCTGCAGTATGTTCCGTTAGGCAGGCTTCcgtgctccagagtactctaacAGGCTGCAGTATGTTCCGTTAGGCAGGCTTCCatgctccagagtactctaacaggctgcagtatgttccgttaggcttccgtgctccagagtactctaacAGGCTGCAGTATGTTCCGTTAAGCAGGCTTCCatgctccagagtactctaacAGGCTGCAGTATGTTCCGTTAGGCTTCCatgctccagagtactctaacAGGCTGCAGTATGTTCCGTTAAGCAGGCTTCcgtgctccagagtactctaacaggctgcagtatgttccgttaggcttccgtgctccagagtactctaacaggctgcagtatgttccgttaggcttccgtgctccagagtactctaacaggctgcagtatgttccgttaggcttccgtgctccagagtactctaacAGGATGCAGTATGTTCCGTTAAGCAGGCTTCcgtgctccagagtactctaacAGGCTGCAGTATGTTCCGTTAGGCTTCCatgctccagagtactctaacAGGCTGCAGTATGTTCCGTTAGGCTTCCatgctccagagtactctaacAGGCTGCAGTATGTTCCGTTAAGCAGGCTTCCatgctccagagtactctaacaggctgcagtatgttccgttaggcttccgtgctccagagtactctaacaggctgcagtatgttccgttaggcttccgtgctccagagtactctaacAGGCTGCAGTATGTTCCGTTAAGCAGGCTTCCatgctccagagtactctaacAGGCTGCAGTATGTTCCGTTAAGCAGGCTTCCatgctccagagtactctaacaggctgcagtatgttccgttaggcttccgtgctccagagtactctaacAGGCTGCAGTATGTTCCGTTAAGCAGGCTTCCATTCTCCAGAGTACTCTAACAGGCTGCAGTATGTTCCGTTAGGCTTCcgtgctccagagtactctaacAGGCTGCAGTATGTTCCGTTAAGCAGGCTTCCatgctccagagtactctaacAGGCTGCAGTATGTTCCGTTAGGCTTCCatgctccagagtactctaacAGGCTGCAGTATGTTCCGTTAAGCTTCcgtgctccagagtactctaacAGGCTGCAGTATGTTCCGTTAAGCAGGCTTCCatgctccagagtactctaacAGGCTGCAGTATGTTCCGTTAAGCAGGCTTCcgtgctccagagtactctaacAGGCTGCAGTATGTTCCGTTAAGCAGGCTTCcgtgctccagagtactctaacaggctgcagtatgttccgttaggcttccgtgctccagagtactctaacAGGCTGCAGTATGTTCCGTTAAGCTTCcgtgctccagagtactctaacAGGCTGCAGTATGTTCCGTTAAGCAGGCTTCCatgctccagagtactctaacAGGCTGCAGTATGTTCCGTTAGGCAGGCTTCcgtgctccagagtactctaacAGGCTGCAGTATGTTCCGTTAGGCAGGCTTCcgtgctccagagtactctaacaggctgcagtatgttccgttaggcttccgtgctccagagtactctaacAGGCTGCAGTATGTTCCGTTAAGCAGGCTTCCatgctccagagtactctaacAGGCTGCAGTATGTTCCGTTAGGCTTCCatgctccagagtactctaacAGGCTGCAGTATGTTCCGTTAAGCAGGCTTCcgtgctccagagtactctaacaggctgcagtatgttccgttaggcttccgtgctccagagtactctaacaggctgcagtatgttccgttaggcttccgtgctccagagtactctaacAGGCTGCAGTATGTTCCGTTAAGCAGGCTTCcgtgctccagagtactctaacAGGCTGCAGTATGTTCCGTTAGGCTTCCatgctccagagtactctaacaggctgcagtatgttccgttaggcttccgtgctccagagtactctaacaggctgcagtatgttccgttaggcttccgtgctccagagtactctaacAGGCTGCAGTATGTTCCGTTAAGCAGGCTTCCatgctccagagtactctaacAGGCTGCAGTATGTTCCGTTAAGCAGGCTTCCatgctccagagtactctaacAGGCTGCAGTATGTTCCGTTAAGCAGGCTTCCatgctccagagtactctaacaggctgcagtatgttccgttaggcttccgtgctccagagtactctaacAGGCTGCAGTATGTTCCGTTAGGCTTCCatgctccagagtactctaacAGGCTGCAGTATGTTCCGTTAAGCAGGCTTCcgtgctccagagtactctaacAGGCTGCAGTATGTTCCGTTAAGCAGGCTTCCATTCTTCAGAGTACTCTAACAGGCTGCAGTATGTTCCGTTAGGCTTCCatgctccagagtactctaacAGGCTGCAGTATGTTCCGTTAGGCTTCCatgctccagagtactctaacAGGCTGCAGTATGTTCCGTTAAGCAGGCTTCcgtgctccagagtactctaacAGGCTGCAGTATGTTCCGTTAAGCAGGCTTCcatgctccagagtactcagAGCACAGGAATAAGTTTTGAAGGTAGGATTACGAGTGCAATCACAAAGCGGAGAACGCTGAAAGGAACATGGCTAAAGATTTTCTCCCCTCTCCTATGTTTGGCATTTTGACATTTTAGTCCTTttgcagaggctcttatccagaatgacatacaggagcaattagggttaggggtgccttgctcaagggcacatcgaccttttggttactggcacaaTGCTCTTAACCACCACTAACCGCTACctgctaaccactaggctacctgctaaccactaggctacctgctaaccactaggctacctgctaaccactaggctaactgctcctcctcttcacctcccctcccctctccatccagTGACAAGGTCCACAGTGGTCCAGTAGACACAGCCTTCATCCTGGACTGTGTGTCCTACAAGAGTCCCTTCTCTGAGCAGCTGCTGGTTGAAGAGCTGAGTATCAAGATCAGCCAGGGCTCCAATCTGCTGGTGGTGGGAAAcacaggtaggtagacaggtataatatacaggtaggggtggacaggtataatatacaggtaggtagacaggtataatatatacaggtaggggtggacaggtataatatatacaggtaggtagacaggtataatatacagttAGGGGtggacaggtataatatacaggtaggtagacaggtataatatacaggtaggtagacaggtataatatacaggtaggggtggacaggtataatatacaggtaggtagacaggtataatatacaggtaggtagacaggtataatatacaggtaggtagacaggtataatatacaggtaggtagacaggtataatatacaggtaggtagacaggtataatatacaggtaggtagacaggtataatatacaggtaggggtagacaggtataatatacaggtaggtagacgggtataatatacaggtaggggtggacaggtataatatacaggtaggtagacaggtataatatacaggtaggtagacaggtataatatacaggtaggtagacaggtataatatacaggtaggtagacaggtataatatacaggtaggggtggacaggtataatatacaggtaggggtagacaggtataatatacaggtaggggtagacaggtataatatacagttAGGGGtggacaggtataatatacaggtagggtagacgggtataatatacaggtaggggtggacaggtataatatacagttAGGGGtggacaggtataatatacagttAGGGGtggacaggtataatatacaggtaggggtagacaggtataatatacaggtaggtagacaggtataatatacaggtaggtagacaggtataatatacaggtaggggtagacaggtataatatacaggtaggggtggacaggtataatatacaggtaggggtagacaggtataatatacaggtaggggtagacaggtataatatacaggtagggtagacgggtataatatacaggtagggtagacaggtataatatacaggtaggggtagacaggtataatatacaggtaggagtagacaggtataatatacaggtaggtagacaggtataatatacaggtaggggtagacaggtataatatacaggtaggggtagacaggtataatatacaggtaggagtagacaggtataatatacaggtaggtagacaggtataatatacaggtagggtagacaggtataatatacaggtaggggtagacaggtataatatacaggtaggtagacaggtataatatacaggtaggtagacaggtataatatacaggtaggtagacaggtataatatacaggtaggggtggacaggtataatatacaggtaggtaggcaggtataatatacaggtaggggtagacaggtataatatacaggtaggtagacaggtataatatacaggtaggggtagacaggtataatatacaggtaggtagacaggtataatatacaggtaggggtggacaggtataatatacaggtaggagtGGACaagtataatatacaggtaggggtagacaggtataatatacaggtaggggtagactggtataatatacaggtaggggtagacaggtataatatacaggtagggtagacaggtataatatacaggtaggggtagacaggtataatatacagttAGGGGtggacaggtataatatacaggtaggtagacaggtataatatacaggtaggagtggacaggtataatatacaggtaggggtagactggtataatatacaggtaggggtagacaggtataatatacaggtagggtagacaggtataatatacaggtaggggtagactggtataatatacaggtaggggtagacaggtataatatacaggtagggtagacaggtataatatacaggtaggggtagacaggtataatatacagttAGGGGtggacaggtataatatacaggtaggtagacaggtataatatacaggtaggggtagacaggtataatatacaggtagggtagacaggtataatatacaggtaggtagacaggtataatatacaggtaggggtagacaggtataatatacagttAGGGGtggacaggtataatatacaggtaggtagacaggtataatatacaggtaggggtagacaggtataatatacagttAGGGGtggacaggtataatatacaggtaggtagacaggtataatatacaggtaggggtggacaagtataatatacaggtaggggtagacaggtataatatacaggtaggggtagacaggtataatatacaggtaggggtagacaagtataatatacaggtaggggtagacaggtataatatacaggtagggtagacaggtataatatacaggtaggtagacaggtataatatacaggtaggtagacaggtataatatacaggtaggggtagacaggtataatatacagttaggggtagacaggtataatatacaggtagggtagacaggtataatatacaggtaggtagacaggtataatatacaggtaggggtagacaggtataatatacaggtaggggtagacaggtataatatacaggtaggggtagacaggtataatatacaggtaggggtagacaggtataatatacaggtaggggtagacaagtataatatacaggtaggggtagacgggtataatatacaggtaggggtggacaggtataatatacaggtaggggtagacaagtataatatacaggtaggggtagacaggtataatatacaggtagggatAGACaagtataatatacaggtaggggtagacgggtataatatacaggtaggggtagacatgtataatatacaggtagaggtagacaggtataatatacaggtaggggtagacaggtataatatacaggtagggtagacaggtataatatacaggtaggtagacgggtataatatacaggtaggggtagactggtataatatacaggtaggggtagacaggtataatatacaggtaggggtagacaggtataatatacaggtaggagtagacaggtataatatacaggtaggtagacaggtataatatacaggtaggggtggacaggtataatatacagttAGGGGtggacaggtataatatacaggtaggtagacaggtataatatacagttAGGGGtggacaggtataatatacaggtaggtagacaggtataatatacagttAGGGGtggacaggtataatatacaggtaggtagacaggtataatatacaggtaggggtagacaggtataatatacaggtagggtagacaggtataatatacaggtagggtagacgggtataatatacaggtaggggtagacgggtataatatacaggtaggggtggacaggtataatatacaggtaggtagacaggtataatatacaggtaggggtagacaggtataatatacaggtagggtagacaggtataatatacaggtagggtagacgggtataatatacaggtagggtagacaggtataatatacaggtaggggtagacgggtataatatacaggtaggggtagacgggtataatatacaggtagggtagacgggtataatatacaggtagggtagacatgtataatatacaggtaggggtagacatgtataatatacaggtaggggtagacaggtataatatacaggtaggggtagacatgtataatatacaggtaggggtagacatgtataatatacaggtaggggtagacaggtataatatacaggtaggggtagacaggtataatatacaggtaggggtagacaggtataatatacaggtaggggtagacaggtataatatacaggtaggggtagacaggtataatatacaggtaggggtagacaggtataatatacaggtaggggtagacaggtataatatacaggtaggggtagacaagtataatatacaggtaggtaggcaggtataatatacaggtaggtaggcgggtataatatacaggtagggtagacaggtataatatacaggtaggggtagacaggtataatatacaggtagggtagacaggtataatatacaggtaggagtagacaggtataatatacaggtaggtagacaggtataatatacaggtagggtagacaggtataatatacaggtaggtagacaggtataatatacaggtaggtagacaggtataatatacaggtaggggtagacaggtataatatacagttAGGGGtggacaggtataatatacaggtaggggtagacaggtataatatacagttAGGGGtggacaggtataatatacaggtagggtagacaggtataatatacaggtaggggtggacaagtataatatacaggtaggtaggcaggtataatatacaggtaggggtagacaggtataatatacaggtaggggtagacaggtataatatacaggtaggagtagacaggtataatatacaggtaggagtagacaggtataatatacagttAGGGGtggacaggtataatatacaggtagggtagactggtataatatacaggtaggagtagacaggtataatatacaggtaggtagacaggtataatatacaggtagggtagacaggtataatatacaggtaggtagacaggtataatatacaggtagggtagactggtataatatacaggtaggagtagacaggtataatatacaggtaggtagacaggtataatatacaggtagggtagacaggtataatatacaggtaggtagacaggtataatatacaggtaggtagacaggtataatatacaggtaggggtagacaggtataatatacaggtaggggtggacaagtataatatacaggtaggtaggcaggtataatatacaggtaggggtagactggtataatatacaggtaggagtagacaggtataatatacaggtaggtagacaggtataatatacaggtagggtagacaggtataatatacaggtaggggtagacaggtataatatataggtaggggtagactggtataatatacaggtaggggtagacaggtataatatacaggtaggagtagacgggtataatatacaggtaggggtagacgggtataatatacaggtaggggtagacaggtataatatacaggtaggggtagacaggtataatatacaggtaggagtaaacgggtataatatacaggtaggagtaaacgggtataatatacaggtaggggtagacgggtataatatacaggtaggggtagacgggtataatatacaggtaggggtagacgggtataatatacaggtaggggtagacgggtataatatacaggtaggggtagacgggtataatatacaggtaggggtagacaggtataatatacaggtaggggtagacaggtataatatacaggtaggggtagacgggtataatatacaggtaggggtagacaggtataatatacaggtaggggtagacaggtataatatacaggtaggggtagacgggtataatatacaggtaggggtagaCGGGTATAATatatacaggtaggggtagacaggtataatatatacaggtaggggtagaCAGGTATATTATAATAAACAGGTAGaggtagacaggtataatatacaggtaggagtagactggtataatatacaggtaggagtAGAcatgtataatatacaggtaagtagacaggtagggtagacgggtataatatacaggtagggtagacaggtaTAACATACAGGTAGGAGTAGActggtataatatacaggtaggagtAGAcatgtataatatacaggtaagtagacaggtagggtagacgggtataatatacaggtagggtagacgggtataatatacaggtagggtagacaggtaTAACATACAGGTAGGAGTAGActggtataatatacaggtaggagtAGAcatgtataatatacaggtaagtagacaggtagggtagacgggtataatatacaggtagggtagacgggtataatatacaggtagggtagacaggtataatatacaggtaggagtaaacgggtataatatacaggtaggagtagactggtataatatacaggtaggagtAGAcatgtataatatacaggtaagtagacaggtagggtagacgggtataatatacaggtaagtagacaggtagggtagacgggtataatatacaggtagggtagacaggtataatatacaggtaggagtaaacgggtataatatacaggtaggagtagactggtataatatacaggtaggagtAGAcatgtataatatacaggtaagtagacaggtagggtagacgggtataatatacaggtagggtagacgggtataatatacaggtagggtagacaggtataatatacaggtaggagtAGAcatgtataatatacaggtaagtagacaggtagggtagacgggtataatatacaggtagggtagacaggtataatatacaggtagggtagacgggtataatatacaggtagggtagacgggtataatatacaggtagggtagacaggtataatatacaggtaggagtaaacgggtataatatacaggtaggagtagactggtataatatacaggtaggagtAGAcatgtataatatacaggtaagtagacaggtagggtagacgggtataatatacaggtagggtagacgggtataatatacaggtaggtagacaggtataatatacaggtaggagtagactggtataatatacaggtaggagtagacaggtataatatacaggtaggagtAGAcatgtataatatacaggtagggtagacgggtataatatacaggtaggggtagacaggtataatatacaggtaggggtagacaggtataatatacaggtaggggtagacaggtataatatacaggtagggtagacgggtataatatacaggtaggagtAGACAGATATAATATAGaggtcgccgaagtcgaggatcggtaggatagtcagttttgcgAGTGTATGGAGATGGCCGCAATGCTGCTGCCCATGTTCTCACAGATTAcataatgggacagatacaaaGAAGAGTCTCAGATACAGATACAAAGTTTCGGCTCATCCCGAAACACAGGCACTGGGAAGACCTCCCTACTGAGGGTCCTGAACCGCCTGTGGGAGGCCGACAGCGGCTATGTCCAGATGACGACGTGTTTCGGTCCCAGGGGAATCCTCTTTCTGCCTCAGAAACCCTACCTGACAGACGGAACACTCAGAGAACAGGTAATTACTATATTACCCAGAAACCCTACCTGACAGACGGAACACTCAGAGAACAGGTAATTACTATATTACCCAGAAACCCTACCTGACAGACTGAACACTCAGAGAACAGGTAATTACTATATTACCCAGAAACCCTACCTGACAGACGGAACACTCAGAGAACAGGTAATTACTATATTACCCAGAAACCCTACCTGACAGACTGAACACTCAGAGAACAGGCAAGTACTATATTACCCAGAAGCCCTACCTGACAGACGGAACACTCAGAGGACAGGTAAGTACTATATTACCCAGAAACCCTACCTGACTGACGGAACGATCAGAGAACAGCTAGAAAACAttaatttgtttgttttgttcattccTACTTTGCTCACAACCCTACTCACCAGTTGAGGAAGATCGCTCTATTGTAACAAAATTTAACTAactagttttttttctctctcttcaacaGGTGATCTACCCTCTGAAGGAGATCTACCCTGTATCAGGTAGGGTGTTGTGAAAATGGCATTCTCAGGGCCACATTTTGACATTAAGAGAAAGTGTCACGAGGAGGCAATAGTaatccatacccccccccccaaaaaaaaaaaaaaacttctcaGCCATAACGGTTGTCTTTTCACAGGGTCAGTGGACGATGAGAGAATCATACAGTACCTGGAACTAGCTGGAGTGGTAAGTGTATATTAGCATACTTACAGTTTTACTCTGTATATTTTTCCTATATTTACGGTATTCTAAGGATATGTCCCAACCTAGAACCCCTCTCTGATGTTCTAGTCTAGTCTCCTGAAGAGGACAGGAGGACTGGATGAGCCTGTAGACTGGAACTGGTAAGGAACAAACAAATGTGGTCTTGACTTTCTTGTACCCGTAGTTACTACAGTACATGTATACAGTCACGTCCAAAATGATGGGCACCATTTGATAAAGATAAAAGACTctaaaagtctctctctctgtctctctctgtctctctgtctctctctctctctgtctctctctctctctctctctgtctctctctgtctctctctctctctctctctctctctgtgtctctctttctctctctctctctctctctgtctgtctctgtctctctgtctctccgtctctgtctctctccctctctctctctctctctctgtctctctgtctctctgtctctctgtcgttctctgtctctctctgtctctctctgtctctctctctgtctctctctctgtctctctctctctctctctgtctctctctctgtctctgtctctctgtctctgtctgtctctctctctctctctgtctctctctctctctctctgcaggtatGATGTTCTGTCTCCAGGGGAGATGCAGAGGCTTTGCTTTGCCCGACTCTTCTACCTGCAGCCTAAATACGCAGGTCTGTTGCCGGCCCACATTACCATCGATGCTGACCGTATGATACAATGTATCTAAGTGTGTAATGACTACATTATAACTACGGTGGAGATCAACTCTATTTCAACTTTTGGTTGATTCAAGACATCAAATACAAAATTCAGTGAATAAACAGGAAATTGAActcttttaaaaaaatgtttttgtcagTGTTGACTGAGGCTAGTGCtaactccctgtgtgtgtgtgtgtgtgtgtgtgtgccagtgttgGACGAGGCGACCAGTGCCCTGACAGAGGACGCAGAGGGGCAGATGTACCGAGGCTGTAAGCAGCTGGGAATGACCCTGGTCAGCCTGGGACACCGCAAAAGCCTGGAGAAGGTACACAAGTTGACATAAGTATTATGTAGTGAATGTGTTATAAAGTGCTTATGTATGTGTTATGACGGGATATGAATGTGGTATGAGTTATGAAGGGTTATGATTGTGTTATGAAGGGATATGAATGTGGTATGTGTTTTGAAGGGTTATGAATGTGGCATGTGTTATGAAGTGTTATGAATGTGGTATgaagggttatgaatgtgttatgaatgtggtATTTGTGTTATgaagggttatgaatgtgttatgaatgtggtATTTGTGTTATGAAGGGTTATGAATGTGGCATGTGTTATGAAGTGTTATGAATGTGGTATgaagggttatgaatgtgttatgaatgtggtATTTGTGTTATgaagggttatgaatgtgttatgaatgtggtATTTGTGTTATGAagggttatgaatgtggtatTTGTGTTATGAagggttatgaatgtggtatTTGTGTTATGAagggttatgaatgtggtatTTGTGTTATGAagggttatgaatgtggtatGAAGACCCTTCTGACTGTTCCCCCTCCAGTACCATGACGTCTCATTGAAACTGTGTGGAGAGGGACGCTGGGAGCTGACCAAGCTTAAACAGGAGTGATGCTTGAAACAATGACTGGTCACAACCAAACCTTAACACAACCAAAATGTAAATGACCACGACCCAACCAAAGCACAACCACAATATGACTGGCCACAACCCAACCACAATGTAACTGACAATCACTTATTAACCAAAACCAGTGTTAATTTTGGCACTCTTTTACATTTAGTCTTAGTCATTTTGACTAAAATATAATTAAATCTTGgtcacatttttgtcatttaaatAATAAATTAGTCTAGTTTTTGTCAAAATGACAAAGATTGGTCCATTTTAGTCAACTAAATGCCTTATCATTTTAGTCATATTTTAGTCACATTTGTATTGTCTCATTaggtaaatatacagtgccttcagaaagtattcacaccccttgactttgtccacattttgttgttgtttacagcctgaatttaacatggattaaatgtagatgttctatgtcactggcttacacacaataccccatcatgtcaaagtggattttatttgtaatttttttttactaattaataaaaaatgaaaagctgaaatgtcttgagtcaa harbors:
- the abcd4 gene encoding ATP-binding cassette sub-family D member 4 isoform X5, translated to MFLQVSTLVYYTYQCFYSTGWIGPVSIFGYFIVGTITNKILMGPIVSTLFEQEKLEGDFRFKHMQIRSNAESAAFYRAGKVEHMRTDRRLQTLLRCQKSLMNKELWLYIGVNTFDYLGGILSYIIISIPIFSGVYNNLSPGELSALISKNAFVCIYLISCFSQLIDLSTTLSDVAGYTHRIGELREVMDDILRTRCDYDPASGDSYDFDSDKVHSGPVDTAFILDCVSYKSPFSEQLLVEELSIKISQGSNLLVVGNTGTGKTSLLRVLNRLWEADSGYVQMTTCFGPRGILFLPQKPYLTDGTLREQVIYPLKEIYPVSGSVDDERIIQYLELAGVSSLLKRTGGLDEPVDWNWYDVLSPGEMQRLCFARLFYLQPKYAVLDEATSALTEDAEGQMYRGCKQLGMTLVSLGHRKSLEKYHDVSLKLCGEGRWELTKLKQE